One window from the genome of Mucilaginibacter ginsenosidivorans encodes:
- a CDS encoding DUF1772 domain-containing protein: MLLLLTLTLSMGGGLYEILVIYPNWKHHVHPHTLRDKLESSGQNNAAKRFWPLVSPAQGLLAMLNIALACWHHGSGQGYWLAAAIIIFVTRLITFSYFIPVMIRKIMQPEKFDAATLQRIVKQWTDLSPLRLVPEFAAWVLLLMALMKLG, from the coding sequence ATGTTACTACTCCTGACCCTAACACTGAGTATGGGAGGCGGTTTGTACGAGATATTGGTGATCTACCCCAATTGGAAACACCATGTGCATCCGCATACTTTACGTGATAAATTAGAATCATCGGGGCAAAATAATGCGGCAAAACGTTTCTGGCCATTGGTTTCGCCGGCGCAGGGATTATTGGCGATGCTTAATATCGCGCTTGCGTGCTGGCATCATGGCTCAGGCCAGGGTTATTGGCTGGCTGCGGCTATCATAATCTTTGTTACCCGGCTTATTACCTTCAGCTATTTTATTCCGGTTATGATAAGGAAGATCATGCAGCCGGAAAAGTTTGATGCGGCAACGTTACAGCGTATCGTAAAGCAATGGACTGATTTGAGCCCTTTGCGTTTAGTGCCGGAATTTGCTGCGTGGGTATTGTTGCTGATGGCATTGATGAAGTTAGGTTAA
- a CDS encoding NADH-quinone oxidoreductase subunit D produces MVLNMGPQHPSTHGVLRLELITDGEIVREVIPHIGYLHRCFEKHAESLTYQQTIPFTDRMDYLASMNNSHIWTMGVERMMGIDKDIPKRIEYIRVLVCELNRIASHLIAIGTYGIDIGAFTPFLWCFRDREHIMGMLEWASGSRMLYNYIWVGGLFYDLPVGFEERCREFVEYFKPKLVELNGLLTDNQIFISRTANVGVLPMDVAINYGCSGPMLRGSGLKWDLRRIDGYSVYPELDFEVPIGTGKMGTVGDCWDRYKVRVDEIEQSLRIVEQCLDRLQKELKRTPDFDPRAKMPRKITPKPQDYYVRGEGAKGELGFYFIADPAGRSEVPFRVKSRGPSFCNLSVLPALAKGVMIADLIAIIGSIDFVLGEVDR; encoded by the coding sequence ATGGTGCTCAACATGGGCCCACAGCACCCGTCAACGCATGGCGTTTTACGGCTGGAGCTGATCACCGACGGCGAGATCGTGCGCGAAGTGATACCGCATATCGGTTACCTGCACCGTTGTTTCGAAAAACACGCCGAATCCCTCACCTACCAGCAAACCATTCCTTTTACCGATCGCATGGACTACCTGGCATCCATGAACAACAGCCATATCTGGACGATGGGTGTTGAGCGGATGATGGGTATTGATAAGGATATCCCAAAACGTATCGAATATATCAGGGTGCTGGTTTGTGAATTGAATCGCATAGCCTCGCACCTCATCGCCATTGGTACTTATGGCATTGATATCGGCGCCTTTACCCCGTTCCTATGGTGCTTCCGCGACCGCGAACACATCATGGGTATGCTGGAATGGGCATCTGGCTCGCGAATGCTATATAATTATATATGGGTGGGTGGTTTGTTTTACGATCTGCCCGTTGGATTCGAGGAACGCTGCCGCGAATTTGTAGAATATTTCAAGCCAAAGCTGGTGGAGTTAAACGGGTTACTGACCGACAACCAAATATTTATCAGTCGCACCGCTAACGTTGGCGTTTTGCCGATGGACGTTGCCATCAACTACGGCTGCTCCGGCCCTATGTTACGTGGTTCGGGTTTGAAATGGGACCTCCGACGTATCGACGGCTATTCCGTTTACCCCGAGCTGGATTTTGAAGTGCCTATCGGTACCGGCAAAATGGGTACCGTTGGCGATTGCTGGGACCGTTATAAAGTACGCGTAGATGAAATTGAACAGTCGCTGCGCATAGTTGAGCAATGCCTCGACCGCCTGCAGAAGGAACTGAAACGCACACCGGATTTCGATCCGCGTGCCAAAATGCCGCGCAAGATCACCCCAAAACCGCAGGACTATTATGTTCGCGGCGAGGGCGCCAAAGGCGAATTGGGCTTTTACTTTATAGCCGACCCTGCAGGGCGCTCAGAGGTACCCTTCCGTGTAAAATCGCGCGGACCGAGCTTTTGTAATTTGTCCGTTCTCCCCGCCCTGGCCAAAGGCGTCATGATAGCCGATCTGATCGCTATTATAGGATCTATCGATTTTGTTTTGGGCGAAGTGGATAGGTAG
- a CDS encoding four helix bundle protein, translated as MDSAELKRRAQKFAAEIIKFTETLPSGRALNVLCTQLIRCSTSVGANYRSACKGKSTADFINKIVICEEEADESIYWLDLMEESGLVKPELLIKYKQEAKELTAIFTAIGKTTKQNQKDKK; from the coding sequence ATGGACAGTGCCGAATTAAAAAGAAGGGCGCAAAAGTTTGCAGCCGAAATCATCAAATTCACAGAAACCTTGCCTTCAGGACGAGCACTTAATGTACTATGCACTCAATTAATTCGATGTTCGACTTCTGTTGGTGCAAATTATCGGTCGGCATGCAAAGGAAAATCTACGGCGGATTTTATAAATAAGATAGTAATATGTGAGGAAGAGGCCGACGAATCGATATATTGGTTAGACTTAATGGAAGAATCAGGTTTAGTAAAACCAGAATTATTGATTAAGTATAAACAAGAAGCAAAAGAGTTGACCGCGATCTTCACAGCCATCGGTAAAACAACTAAACAAAATCAAAAAGATAAAAAATAA
- a CDS encoding NADH-quinone oxidoreductase subunit C: MILDEIKAILTAKFGDEVVTGEETGGLQPALLIDADRIADVCLELRDNPKTYFDFLSCLSGVDYGVEANRFGVVYHLASIPYQTQLTLKVSRENNRDPDNLPSFPTVSQVYRTADWHEREAFEMEGIFFEGHPDLRRLLLPDDWEGYPLRKDYTTVDKYYKGIKID; this comes from the coding sequence ATGATTTTAGACGAGATCAAAGCAATATTGACGGCTAAATTCGGCGACGAAGTTGTTACCGGCGAGGAAACCGGCGGCTTACAACCGGCTTTATTAATTGATGCCGACCGCATTGCAGATGTTTGCCTTGAGCTTCGCGACAACCCGAAAACTTACTTTGATTTCCTGTCATGCCTTAGCGGCGTCGATTATGGGGTAGAAGCCAACCGCTTCGGCGTGGTTTATCACCTGGCGTCCATCCCCTACCAAACCCAATTGACATTAAAAGTAAGCAGGGAAAATAACCGAGATCCGGATAATTTACCTTCGTTCCCAACCGTAAGCCAAGTGTACCGCACTGCCGACTGGCACGAACGCGAAGCATTTGAAATGGAAGGGATATTTTTTGAAGGACATCCCGATCTGCGCAGGTTGTTATTGCCAGATGATTGGGAAGGTTACCCGTTAAGGAAGGATTATACAACTGTAGATAAGTATTATAAGGGAATAAAAATAGATTAA
- the pdxH gene encoding pyridoxamine 5'-phosphate oxidase has protein sequence MNQQDIQNIRSEYAASSLSEKDTAADPVKQFEKWFNEALKSEQHEPTAMTLATATHDGRPSARIVLMKGFDKEGFSFYTNYLSRKGKELSKNPLGALLFFWDSLERQVRIEGTIEKLDRATSEKYFMTRPRASQLGAVISPQSQEIAGREVLEEKMKQAEAQYEDKEVPKPSHWGGYILKPRLIEFWQGRRSRLHDRIVYKKIDNKTWKKVRLAP, from the coding sequence ATGAACCAGCAGGATATACAAAATATACGCAGCGAATACGCCGCATCTTCTCTTTCCGAAAAAGATACCGCCGCCGACCCGGTAAAACAATTCGAAAAATGGTTTAATGAGGCCCTTAAATCAGAGCAGCACGAGCCTACCGCTATGACCCTTGCCACAGCTACTCATGACGGCCGCCCTTCGGCACGTATTGTACTGATGAAGGGTTTTGATAAAGAAGGCTTTTCATTTTATACCAATTACCTGAGCCGGAAGGGAAAAGAACTTTCAAAAAATCCGCTGGGCGCATTGCTGTTTTTCTGGGATTCGCTCGAAAGACAGGTACGTATTGAAGGAACCATCGAAAAACTGGACAGGGCAACCTCTGAGAAGTATTTCATGACACGTCCGCGTGCAAGCCAGTTAGGAGCGGTAATATCGCCGCAAAGCCAGGAAATTGCCGGCCGCGAAGTGCTTGAAGAAAAAATGAAGCAGGCCGAAGCGCAATATGAGGATAAAGAAGTGCCGAAACCCTCGCATTGGGGCGGTTATATTCTGAAACCACGGCTGATCGAATTCTGGCAGGGCAGGCGTAGCCGCCTGCACGATCGCATAGTTTATAAAAAGATCGATAACAAAACCTGGAAAAAAGTTCGCCTTGCGCCATGA
- a CDS encoding YqgE/AlgH family protein, with protein MLSLIAPDAGRLLISEPFMLDPNFKRSVLILTEYGDEGAMGFVLNHESEYLLGDLLPDIQYSEFPVYVGGPVGNDTLHFIHCVPDKIEGGIELADGIYWGGDFETVKDLVSNYGLSEGEIKFFVGYSGWVAGQLDAEIGSDAWIVTDKYTPEILFTHDEQNLWKDVVKSLGQRYAHIANFPENPELN; from the coding sequence ATGCTTAGTCTTATTGCACCCGACGCCGGCAGGCTGCTTATATCTGAACCGTTTATGCTCGATCCGAATTTTAAGAGATCGGTACTGATACTTACCGAATACGGTGATGAAGGCGCCATGGGCTTTGTTTTAAACCACGAGAGCGAATATTTGCTGGGCGACCTGCTGCCGGATATTCAATACTCCGAGTTCCCGGTATATGTAGGCGGACCAGTGGGGAACGATACCCTGCACTTTATACATTGTGTGCCCGACAAAATTGAAGGCGGAATAGAACTGGCGGACGGCATTTACTGGGGTGGTGATTTTGAAACGGTGAAAGACCTGGTTTCCAACTACGGATTGTCGGAGGGAGAGATCAAATTTTTTGTTGGGTACTCCGGTTGGGTAGCCGGGCAGCTTGATGCCGAGATAGGCAGCGACGCCTGGATAGTGACCGATAAGTACACGCCCGAGATATTATTTACCCACGACGAGCAGAATTTGTGGAAAGACGTGGTAAAAAGCCTGGGCCAGCGCTATGCTCATATTGCCAATTTCCCGGAGAACCCGGAGTTGAATTAG
- a CDS encoding flavin reductase family protein: MLTATDNKTYRTIRPKILYFGTPVALITTLDESGNANIGPMSSVWALGYKLVLGLGCNGKTFSNLLNQKECVVNMPSAHLHENIERIARLTGAYPVPDSKKALYTYEKDKFSAGGFTKMDSQTVRPPAIAGCPLQLEAILDNYTVLEYDENGDPGTAAVTVEVINVKAHEDIITGTDHINPEKWSPLIYNFRHYYALGEHLGKTFKAEV, from the coding sequence ATGCTTACTGCAACCGATAACAAAACTTACCGCACCATCAGGCCCAAAATACTTTATTTTGGAACACCTGTCGCGCTCATTACAACTTTGGACGAATCCGGCAACGCTAATATCGGGCCTATGTCATCCGTTTGGGCGTTGGGCTATAAGCTTGTGCTTGGCCTTGGCTGTAATGGAAAAACATTCAGCAACCTGTTAAACCAAAAGGAGTGCGTAGTCAATATGCCTTCGGCACATTTGCATGAAAACATCGAAAGGATAGCCAGGCTTACCGGGGCTTATCCCGTTCCGGATAGTAAAAAAGCATTATATACTTACGAAAAAGATAAATTTTCGGCAGGCGGCTTCACAAAAATGGACTCGCAAACGGTGCGCCCACCGGCTATAGCAGGTTGCCCGCTCCAGTTAGAGGCAATACTGGATAATTATACTGTTTTGGAATATGATGAGAATGGGGATCCGGGTACAGCAGCTGTAACTGTTGAGGTGATCAATGTAAAGGCGCATGAAGATATTATTACCGGCACCGATCATATCAACCCCGAAAAATGGTCGCCTCTGATCTATAACTTCCGCCACTATTACGCCTTAGGCGAACACCTCGGCAAAACCTTTAAGGCAGAAGTATAG